From the genome of Thermodesulforhabdaceae bacterium:
CGAAGGGCAGGATCCAAGAGAGGCTGTAAAAATCCTTATGACGAGAACTCTAAAACATGAATTAGAACCACATGCAGAAGTCATAGTCCGAAACGACCATGGATAAACAATCCTAACAAGGAGAAATTTTTAAATAATGGGACATGTTACGCTGGAAGAAGTTATACGAAAAGTGAAAAAGAAAAAGGAAGACTATAACCGATATAGCTTCGAACGGTTGAAGGAAGAAGCTCTGGCAACTTTTTTTGATCTTGCTCAAGAATTTACGTCTCTTGAACATCTTTACCTTGTGGCTGTTGCTGTTCCAAAAGTGTTTTTCAATATAGAAAGCATATTATATGTCCTAAATCCCAAAACCAATCGTCTCGAAAAGGTGTGCACTAGCTGGGACGGCCTTATCGAAAGAAGCGATATATCCAACACAGAATCAAGTAGAGAAGATGAAACTCTTGCTATTCTAGAAGAAATTCTTCGTAATCATGAAGAATCTCAGGAAGATGCTATTCATGGCTGTTTACCTTTTAAGAAAAAGTGGATTTTTCCTATTCGAGGTAATCAAGCATTAAAGCAATGGGTAGCTTTTTCCGGGATCAAGGGTATCCTAGGTTTTATGGTAGTTATATTTCCCCAAAGGAACCTCCCGGAAGAAGCGATTCAGGAGGACGTTTTTTTTCTGGAAAAATTTACTAACCGCATCGGCTACAATCTCCATCAAAAACTTCTCATTCAGCAAAATCTTAGCCACCTAAAGTTTATTAATCAACTTGTCGCCGATATAGAACACAATGTAATCTCTCCCAATCTCTATTACATGCTATGCATAAGGCATCTTAGAAAAATCCTGGATATTTATCGTTCGGTCCAAAAAAACCTTCTGGACTTAACATCAAATCTCTCTCTTCAGGACAAAGCATACCAGGAAATGATGGATAAGCTCCGCACCATTTACGACAATCTATCCACAGCAAACGACCAGATGGAAGAAGAAACAGCCAATCTTGAAAAACATTACACCCACATGAGCCTTTTCCTGGAAAGTATTTTCCGCAGGGAGCATTTTCTCAGAGGAACCTACGTTCTTAGAAAGCAGCCCTGTAACTTTAAAAACGAAATCATCGAAAGATTAATAGATCGCTATGCTCCTTTGTTCGAAAAGAAAGGGATCTCCTTTCAGAGAAGCACTGGCGACATCCCGGAGGAAGAGATAACCCTTTTCGTAGATAAAGGGCTTATTTCTCAGGTTTTTGACAATCTTTTCTCTAACGCACTGAAATACACGGAAGAAATAGAAAATGAATCTGGCAACAAGGTTAAGCTTGTTTCTATAAGCCATAAAATCCTTAAAAACTTCTTTGGTGAAAACAGGCATGGTATTAGATTTAACGTATTCACCACTGGAAAACCCTTATCTGCTGAAGAAAGTTTAAAGGTTTTCGAAGAGGGCTACCGAATAATCCGTCAGGCTGATCCTGGAGAAAAACCTCCAACGGGTTCTGGGCACGGGCTATACTTCGTAAAAAATGTAATTGAAATCCATGGTGGAAAGGTTGGGTGTGAACCTGAAAAATTCGGCAATACTTTTTACTTTATCCTCCCCTTCAACGGCTCTTATCAAACTATACAAAACGACCAAAAGAAAAATAATCCTTCTGATACTGTAAATTCAAATGGATCGCCCAGCTAGATCCTATGAATGAATCTACCGACAGTTATTCTAATTTCAGAAAAGATTTTTGCCTAAAAAACGTCTCGAGATCTCTCAACGTATGTTTTGACATTGAAAAATCCTACATTCTCACTTGACGTTGATTTTTTTTTCACATAAGACTGAAATGAGCATGTTCTCAGCAACAAAAGTAGTATCCTTCTCGTGGGTAGTTACGTAAGGAAGAAGCGGTTTTCCTTTTGCCTTTAAAGGAGTAATAACTTTCCCAAAAAGTAAAAACGTTAAAACCTTTGATGTTCCACAACAATTATGGGGGAAATAGTATGAGTGGGTCAGGAGTGAAAAACGTTGTAGTAATCGGCGGGGGAGTAACAGGGCTCAACGTAGCGCTTGACCTTGCCGATCAGGGATTTCACGTAGATCTTATAGAAAAGAATGCCCAATTGGGTGGTATGATCCCTAACCTTCATCGGCTGTATCCTATCTGTAGCTGCTGCAAAGTCTTAAATAGAACTATCTCATGTTCACAGCATCCTTTAATTTCAGTATGGACCAGCACAACCGTGGAGAAGGTCGAAGGATCGGCTCCATCTTTTAAATTAACTCTTAACTCTAACGGAAAATCTCAAAGCATCGATGCCAGCGCGGTAGTCCTGGCTGCAGGCTTTGAACCGTTTGACCCATCTGTTTACGACACCTACGCCTATTCAAAATTTCAGAACGTCATTACAAGTACTGAATTTGAGTGGATGCAGAAACCAATAGCCCAATCTAAAGGGGTAGTGACCAGACCATCTGACGGTAAACCACCCAAAAAGATCGCATGGCTCCAGTGCGTTGGATCCAGAGAAATTAACAAATGCGATGCTCCTTACTGCTCATCAGTATGTTGTATGTATGCCCTAAAAGAGGCGTCACATATAAAAGACTCTTCCCCTGAAACAGAAGCAACCATCTTCTTTATGGACATACGAACTCATGGGAAGGGCTACGAAAGATACCTCAACAATGCGCTAGCTAAAGGAGTCAAGCTAGTTAGGTCCAGGATCCACAGCATCGAAAAATTTCCTGGAACAGAGAATCTCGTGCTGGAATATGTGGATGAAAAGGGCGAAAAGCAGGCTGAAGTGTTCGACCTTGTCGTTTTGTCTGTTGGTCTTAGACCTTCTCCCGGCGTAAAAGAAGTGGCGGAAAAACTCGGCGTTAAGACCAATAAATATGGATTCATTGAAACGTCAGAGCTAGTGCCTGGTGAAACCAATGTAAACGGTGTCTTTGCCTGTGGTGCGGCTGTAGGTCCAAGAGATGTCCACCAGTCGGTTGTTGATGCTCAAGCTGTAGCGGCTAAGGTATCGAAACTGCTTGGTGGAAATGGTGCAAAACCCAAGAGTCTATCTTTACGAGATGTAAGCAACGAAGAACCCAAAGTTGGAGTTGTATTCAGCCTTTGCCCTGGTAGATCAGCTTCATTTGAGAAGTTAATAGGCGATCTCGATTCATACGTAAAAACTCTTCCTGGTGTCGTTGCCACAGAACGAATAGATCTCCAAAACTCAGCGGCATTTAAAACATTAGCAACATGGATCCAAAAATCTGGCATCAACCGACTTGTTTACGCAAGCTGCTCTCCTATCATGCATAAAGAAATGGTAGAATGGGCTATGAAAGAAGCCCAGTTAAATCCAACGCTTTATAGCTTCGTCGATCTAAGAACCCTGGGAGAATCAGATAAAGAAGCAAAGCGGCTAAAAGACTTGATGCGTTCATCTGTGCTTCATGCCCGCATGTCCGAACCTCTAACCGTAAAACCAATGCCCATTGAACAATCTGTCCTTGTAGTAGGTGGTGGTATCGCCGGTATGACCACGGCTTTAGCTCTTGCCGATCAGGGTATAGATGTCATTTTGGTTGAAAAGAAAGACCGCCTTGGCGGACACGGACATAAAGTCAAAAACACATGGAACGGACTCTCAGTTCAAGATCTTCTTAAGGATCTTACGTCGAGAGTTTCCAGTAATCCCAAAATTAAGGTGCTCCTTAACACCATAGTTTTGGGAGCAAAGGGATTTGGCGGACAATTTGAATCGACTCTATCTGTAAACGGATCCATCCAAACTGTTCGACACGGTGCTGTCGTGATCGCAACAGGTGGACATTCCCTAAAGCCCAACGAATACGGCTATGGAATTCATCCGGAAATATACCGCTGGTCAGATCTTACCAAGAAACTTATCGATTCTCCGGATGCTTTCAAAAACGCTAAAACCGCTGTCTTTATTCAGTGCGTTGGTTCTAGAGAACCACAGCGTCCCTACTGTAGTCGCCTGTGCTGTAGCTTTGCCGTCCGGACAGCCTGTGATCTAAAAGCCATCAATCCAGATATGGACATCTATGTGCTTTACCGTGATATGCGTACCTTTGGAGAACGAGAAGAAATTTACAAGGAAGCTCGAGAAAAGGGCGTGCTCTTTATAAGATACGATCTTGACAAAAAGCCTCAGGTAAAGGTCGAAAATGGCAAGATTAGCGTTCGAGTGCACGATCCTATCCTTGATCGAGATGTAATTTTAGAGCCCGATTTCGTTTCTCTTCAGACAGCTATCTATCCAGAACCACTTAGTGAATTGACCAAATTCTACAAAGCAAGCACGGATGAAGATGGATTTCTTAGAGAATCTCCCGCTAAGATGAAACCAGTTGACGGTGAAATGGAGGGTGTTTTCTTCGCTGGGTTGGCTTTAGGACCAAAAGGCGTTGAAGAAAGCATTCAGGAAGCCTGGGCAGCAGCAGGACGCGCTCTTAGGTTCCTCGCTCAGGGAACAATGCTTGTTGGAGGTGCCGTTGCGGAAGTAAATCCAGATCGATGCGCTGTATGTCTCACCTGCGTTCGCACCTGTCCCTATGGAATTCCAGTTATAGAAAGCGTCCAGGAAGCTGCTTATATTGACCCTGCTTTATGCCAAGGATGCGGCATGTGTGTAAGTGAATGTCCCGGAAAGGCGATTATGTTTAGAAAGTTAAGCGATGATCATATTGTGGCTATAACAGAAGCCCTTGTTAAGGAAGCTTAGGAATTTAAGAAAAAAGGAGATGGTTTTATGAGCCACCATGAGCCCAAAATCTTTGCTTTTTGCTGTTCTAACTGTGCATCGGCGGCAGCTCAAATTGCCGAAAAAGCACAGTGGACTTTACCTGAAAATGTCAGAATCATTCAGCTTCCCTGTAGTGGGCGGTTGGATGCTTTGCATATACTAAAAGCTTTTGAGAATGGAGCAGATGGAGTGTATGTTGTTGGTTGTATGTCCGATAGTTGTCAATTCAAAAGCGGAATTCAAAAAGCGGAGAAAAAGGTAAATTATGTTAAAAAAGTGCTGAGCGATATTGGAGTAGAACCGGAAAGGGTTGAGATATTCAGTGTAGGGGCCGGTAAGGCTAATAAATTTATAGAAATCGCTCAGATGATGGTTGAGCGTCTTAAAGGCATGAGTCAGATGCCGTAAGAAATTAAAAAGGGGCACAAAATGTGCCCCTTTTTAATTTTCAATTTTTGCAATTACCAGAAAACACTAATCTTTAATTTTGTTGTGAACTTTGCAGGCTCGCACAGTATTTTTCATAAGCATAGTGATCGTCATAGGACCAACGCCACCTGGAACTGGGGTAATGGCGCCTGCTACTTCCTTTGCCTCATCGAAAGCCACGTCACCTTTCAAGATTCGTTTTCCATCCGCAGTTCTTCCTACTTCATTTACGCCAACATCAATGACCACTGCTCCAGGTTTGATCCAATCACCCTTTACATATTCCGCAACACCTGCTGCAACGATAAGAATATCAGCTCGTTTGGTATGAAAAACAACGTCCTTTGTTCTGGTATGACACACGGTCACAGTAGCATTGGCTCCCTTGCCTTTCTGCATGAGCATTACAGCAATGGGTTTACCAACGATATTTGATCTTCCTATAACAACCACTTCAGCACCTGATGTTTCCGCACCTGTTCTAATAAGAAGCTCCTGGATGCCTGCTGGGGTGCAGGGAAGATAATCAGGCTCACCAATCATCAACTTTCCTACATTGAAAGGATGGAAAGCATCCACATCTTTTGAAGGATCTATCGCATAAAGCACATTGGTTTCGTTGATGTGCTTTGGAAGGGGAAGTTGAACCAGAATGCCGTGAATTTTAGGATCTTTGTTGTATTGGTCGATAAGCTTTAAGAGATCAGCTTCAGAAATGTCAGCCGGTCTATCTTCCTGGACCGAATAAAATCCCAATTCATGGGCAGTCTGTTGTTTTGCTCTTACATAGCTCTGGGAAGCTGGGTTTTCACCTACAAGAATTGTTACTAACCCAGGAACAACACCATATTTTTCCTTAAGGTGTTGCACCTCCTGCTTAAGTTCTTCTCGGATAGACTTCGCTATCTCTGCACCTTTAATAAGTTTAGCTGACATGGCAAAAACCTCGCTTTATCTTTTCAAAATGTTGCAACTAAGGTCATAAGTCAAACAAGGCTTTGACCTCACACTATATGAGGTCAAAGCCTATGGGACGGGACCTAGAACAATCCCATAACCTTACCGGTCTTTACATCAACATCGACTCGTCGGAAGGCCGGGTTGGATGACGTTCCGGGCATGAGGCTTATAGTTCCTGCGCATGGGCAAAGGAATTTTGCACCGGAGTAAATCAACACATCGCGAATTGGAAGGACCCAGCCCTTGGGAACGCCTTTCAATGTAGGATCATGGCTCAAGCTGAGGTGAGTTTTAACCATCATGGTTGCGAAATCAGCATATTTAGGATCAGATTCAAGCATCTTGGCTTTAGCTTCAGCTTCTGGAGTCCACACAACACCGTCAGCACCATAAACTTCCTTAGCGATGATTTCTACTCGATCTCTCAATTTCATTTCAATAGGATAGAGGAACTTGAAGTCCGAAGGTTCTTCGCAAGCATCCATAACTGCGTCAGCAAGTTCCAGAGCGCCTTCTCCACCTTTCAACCAATGTTGAGAAACGGCGCATCGAGCTCCTGCTTCTTCCGCAGCCTTTTTAATCATCTTGATTTCATCGGGTGTATCGGTATGGAAGGAGTTTATGCAAACCACGGGATTCATTCCGGACTTACGGATAACCTTGATATGGTGGAGCATATTTTCGAGGCCCTTTTCAAGCAGGGCAAGGTTTTCTTTCGTATATTCTTCAGGAATCGGTAGTCCTGGAACTACCTTAGGACCACCACCATGCATCTTGAGAGCTCGAATTGTTGTTGTGAGGACCGAGACGTGAGGCTTCAAACCGCTGAGACGGCATTTGACGTTCCAGAACTTTTCAAATCCGATATCCGCTGCAAAGCCGCTTTCCGTAACATGATAATCAAACATCTTAAGACCGATACGGTCACCAATGATGGAGGACTGACCTATAGCGATATTAGCAAATGGACCAGCGTGAATCATAACAGGCTGATATTCGATTGTGCAACAAAGTGTCGGGTTGATTGCGGGTAGCATCCAGGCGCACATTGCTCCCGCAACTTCAAGATCCGATGTGGTAACAGGTTTTCCTGTTTTATCGAAAGCAAGAGTAATTTCGCCCAAACGCTTACGCAGGTCTTCAAGGTCGGTTACGATCGAGAGGATAGCCATGAGCTCGGAACTCACAGCTATACCGAATTTAGACTGCATCATGTAACCATCGGTACGACCACCAATACCAATAATGATGTTTCTTAGAGCCTGAGCGCAAAAGTCTATGACCCAGCCAAACTCAACTCTGGTGGGATCCACATCGAGACGGCGCATGCCAGTGAGACGCTGGAGTTGTTCATCAGTGTAGTTACGTTCATGCTGCATTCTTGCAGTAAGAGCAACCATTGCAAGGTTATGAGCATTCATGAGAGCATTGATGTCACCAGTAAGTCCCATCGAAAACTCGGTCATGGGAATCAGCAAAGCGTTTCCGCCACCAGCCGCCGTTCCCTTAATGTTCATTGTGGGACCACCCGAAGGCTGCCTCAAACATCCACCAACGTTTTTACCTCTTTTGCCGAGACCTTCGATAAGACCGAGCGACGTTGTAGTCTTACCTTCGCCGAGAGGAGTAGGGGTGATAGCGGTAACCTCAATGTATTTTCCGTCAGGGCGATTTTTAAGACGCTCAAGGATTTTCATAAAGTCGAGCTTGCACACTCGACCCATAGGAATAACTTCATCTTTCTCCAAACCTAATTTTTCCCGCCATTCATCGGGGGTGGGCATGTTTTTTTCAGCTTCTTCCGCAATCTGCCAATCCGCAAGTTTTGTTGGATCGTAAGGCATCACATACCTCCTTAATCATTCCAATGGTTAATTCGTTTACACTAACAATAACTACCTGCCTACATCTATATACACCTCTTCACTATCCTCTCACATTACTACGGAGCATTAATGTTGCGATACTTTTTTCACATGATCTTAAAAATTAGCCTAAAAATCCAACCATGTCAAGCAATGTTTCTTGTTTATTCACGGTATTAGCACCCAACCTAAACCAAGAACATCCCTAATTCTGACTTCTAACTCTATAGTCGTAGATTTCCGATATTTGTAAAAAATAAAGACCCAGGTGTAAAGTGGATAAAAAAAGATTATGCTTTTTTTCACACCAACAGCACAAGTTTAGATCAAACATAAAGCAATTATAGTTTTTGTTGCCTTCCGCTCAGTCATGATTTTTAATTTCAAAGAAAGGTTGATTTTACGAAAAAAAACAAGAAATGGAGCAGCAACAGGATGAAACAAGAAGAATATTACACTGTTTCTTTTGAAAAGGCTGATCCCAAAAGGGTAGATAAGTTGGGAGCCAAAGGGGCAAAGCTTGTTGAAGATTTTCAACAACTATCTCAAGAGCTAGGAACTTTTTCTAGGGTTGCCAAGGTTCCCGATGGATTCATAATCACTACTGATGTTTGTCGAGCCTATTTTGCAAACGATCGAGTGCTCCCCGATGCCATCTGGCAAGATATTATGAAAGCTCTATTGGAATTAGAGATCAGAGAAAAAAGGTATTTCGGTTCAGCGGAAGAGGCTTTTCCGCTGTTAGTTGCAGTAAGAGGAGGAGCGCCTGTTTCTCTTCCCGGCGCAGTTAGCACTGTCCTTAATGTTGGACTTACATCAGAGATCGTTAGAACACTTATAGAAAGAGGTGAAGATGAAGCTTTTATATTAAGCACTTATGCAAACGCTCTTCGTATGTATGGGGAAGTGGTGCTTGGTGTCCCTTACAGCGAATTCCACCAGGTATTAGAAAAGCTCAACATACGAGATGAAATAGATACCACCGAAACATCTTTGCTCTATAAACTAATTAGTGATTATGAAAATATTCTCCGAAAAAACCAACATCCTAAATACGGAAGAGAATATCCTCAAGATCCTCTAACACAGCTTCGCCACAGCATTGAAGCTGTGCTCGATTCCTGGATGGGACCAACAGCTGTCGCAGCAAGGCTTAGTCGATCACCTTCAGTGCCAGACGAAATTGGCACAGCGGTGGTAATTCAAACAATGGTGTTTGGAAATAGGAACGAAAATTCCCTAAGCGGAGTGCTTTTTACAAGAGATCACAGAACGGGAAAAAACTCTCTCGTCATCGAATGGGCTCCAAGAATTCAATGTGATAAAATAGTATCTGGACGACTTCGACGGGAATTTCTTAAAGCTGAAGATTTAAAAAGCCAATTCCCAAAAGTCTATGAACAACTCCTTTTAGTCCGTGACTGGCTTGAAAGTCAATCTAAGCGGCCTCTTGACATAGAATTTACAGTGGAAGACGGAAAACTATTCATACTTCAGCGCCGTCCGCTCCGTATGACCTTCAGTGCCACTATGCGAGCTCTTATGGACATGGTTGATGAAGGCAAAACCACTATTCAAGCCGCTTCAATGATTATAAACAACGCCCTGGAACAGCCAGAAAAGATTCTGCGAGAAGATTTCCATGATTACATCCTCATTGGAAAAGGAGAACCTATAACAGATAGCGCTGATGCAGGTATTCTGGCGTTCGGTACCGAAGAAGCTCTAAAACTTGCAGATGCTGGAGTCAATGTTATTTTGCTAAGACGTTACCCCTACGGAGAAACAGACATCGCTGTTAACCATCCCAGAGTCAGAGGAATTATTCGCTACGATGGAAACGCCACAGGACATGAAGCAGTGTCGGCCGTGGCTTACTGCAAACCCTACCTCATAAATGCAGTTGATGCAAATGGGTTAAAGCCTGTAATTGTCCATGGCGATAAGGTAGAATTAAATCCAGAAAGCTTATTTGCCAAATATCTCGGGAAAAAAGTTTTCGTTGATGGTGAATCAGGAATTGTTGGCTACACAACAGCCGAAAGTTTTCTTGAGGATAAGAGGTCCAGAAAAAAGCTATACGTAGATTGGGAATATGTCAGAGAAAAATTTGAACAGGAAGGCTACCGCAACCTTTCCTATGAAGAACTCCTGGACATTCACTACCAATGGGAGCTGGAACTGGAAAAATATACGGAATTAGAAAAAAGGCTAAAAAACGAGTTTTCGGTTATTTCTCAGGAAGAACTGCTCCTGACATTCGCAAGATATCTTGAATTCATTCCACCGGAAAATCGAAAAAGAATTCTTGAATTGAAAGGAATCTCACTAAAAGATTTTGATTTTGGGCCACCTATCACTTATCGGGGAAAAAACCTTAGAGCGGAAGTAAAGCGTATCCTAAAAACTTTGATGCTTTGCATAACCTGGCGAACTCACTGGATACATGAACTAATGGTAGAAAAAGCAAAAGAGCGAGGCGATACGGAAAATGATGTTATACGCGATATTTTTATAAAAAATAGAACGATGAGCCTTGTTAAGGGCTTTGAGAACGAAGGATTCCACGTAATGAAGGTTCCGGGATTTCATTATCTTATTCTGGCAAGCAATTTTGAATACGATCAAGACCCTAATAGAGTAAACCTCGGGCCAGGAATTTTTAACTATCAGGAGAAAGAAATTCTGGCTAAACATTTCATGTCTCATCTGGAGCAGACAAACCCAGAAATTGCATCCAGACTAAGAATAATCATAGGAGAGCCACCACTAGGGCAGGGGCATGCCAGAATAATAAGCGTAGGACTTGCTATCCCTGACGATCTTTTTGCTCTGGTTTGCAGATATCTAAGGGCTTTTATCGATCAATGCAGAAGCGGTTGTCTTATACATAGAGAAGAAATGATCCCTATTCACGATTTCATCGAACTTTACCGACTTGATCCATTTTTTGCACTTTACCCTGACTTCAAAATAAAAAAGGATTCAGCGGCTAACTGCTTCATTACCTTTGGAGATTGTTCCTACGGTGAATTTGAAGGGACAGTTTTTGGGGAAGAGCAGTATAAAAACCTCATGCAGAAGGTCAAAGAATTCGAATGGTATATGAAGGTCACAGGACAACATTTCTGCATACGTCCCTGGAGCTTAGAAGTAGATCCTTTCAGGCGACACAGCATAATTACAGCCGTTGGAATTCGATTCCCAGTAGAACACCTTACTGCGGTTCTTGAAAGCCTGAAAACCTTCCTAGCTGAAAAGGAACGATACAGAACAGAACCTCTATTCAGGAAAGCTTTTGATAGAGTCGTCGATAGCGAGTAAACCTGCCAAAAGACAGGCAAATCTTTCTATATACCTTAAAAGCTTAAGTGCCCAAAGCACGCATAAATCCCATGGGAGTCTTCTCGCTTAAAAATATTGATGCTAATTATTCTTATTTTGTCGAAATATTGTTTAAAGATAGTTTAATTAATGTCTAAACGTTGTCTAAAAACCCCCAAGATTAAACATTTATCATTAAAAATGAGACTTTTTGTCGAAAAATTAGATTAATTGCCAAATAGTGCGTCGACAAAAACTAACCAAAAGCTCAGGTCAACCAAGTTTTGAACAATTTGCGTAGAATCCCACTATAGCTGTTAACTGTGATAAATTTCTTCAAGGAACCATAAGAAGGTATTTCTTCGGCAGTTAACAGAATCTAAAAGTTTATCCCTGAAACAATCCGAATCCAAATTCTGGTATTTCTCACAAGGTTCTCAACTTATGGTAAAATGTAAAACCGATTTTTGAAATCGGAGGACGCTTATGAAAATAGACCAAAACAAGAACGGTCAAGATTCCCGAAGAAAAAAATTTCGAGTTTCCATAGCTAAAAAACTGACCTTTGTTCTTATTCTTGTTTCGGTAATCCCTGCCAGCATCTTTGGAATAACTCACATTTTGAACCTTCACAATTTAACCAGAGTAGCTTTGAAAGAAAGTTCTCTTCAGCTTGAGAAAAAAGCCAGGGAATCCCTTGAACTAAGAGCTATTGAGCTTGCCAACAGGGTAAGTGAATTTCTTCAAGGCGTTGAAAAAGACGCAAAGATTTTATGTCTTTTGCCCAAAAAAACCGAAGTATTTCAAGATTTTTATACTATGCACAAAAAAACTGTGTGGATGAAAGATGGCACTAATGAATATCCTGTTGAGGTACGACAAGATCTCCCTTTGTATCGGGAGATTGCCTTCGTTGACGTTTCAGGCCAAGAATTGATCAGAATTTTTGACGGCTACCCAGTTAAGCAAGAGGATCTGCGGGATGTGTCCAAACCAGAAAATACAACTTACAGGTCGGAAAAATATTTTCTGGAGGTTATGAAACTTCCCCCCGGCAGGGTTTATGTGTCACACGTAACAGGATGGTTTGTCTCCCTGGAAGAACAACTTCAAGGTGCAAGTGATGTGGAACACGCCGTTGAAGGAAAAAAATACGAAGGTGTGGTAAGATTCGCCACAAAGTGTGTAGGTGAAAACGGCGAAGTTTCTGGTGTAGTAGTTTTATCTCTGGATCATCGTCATCTCATGGAGTTTACCATGCATATTCTTCCCACGGAGGATCGTTTTGTCGTATTTCCATCCTATTCCAGTGGAAATTACGCTTTCATGTTTGATGATGAAGGCTGGATAATAACTCATCCCAAGTATTGCGATATTAGAAGTCTTCGTCCTG
Proteins encoded in this window:
- a CDS encoding HAMP domain-containing sensor histidine kinase — encoded protein: MGHVTLEEVIRKVKKKKEDYNRYSFERLKEEALATFFDLAQEFTSLEHLYLVAVAVPKVFFNIESILYVLNPKTNRLEKVCTSWDGLIERSDISNTESSREDETLAILEEILRNHEESQEDAIHGCLPFKKKWIFPIRGNQALKQWVAFSGIKGILGFMVVIFPQRNLPEEAIQEDVFFLEKFTNRIGYNLHQKLLIQQNLSHLKFINQLVADIEHNVISPNLYYMLCIRHLRKILDIYRSVQKNLLDLTSNLSLQDKAYQEMMDKLRTIYDNLSTANDQMEEETANLEKHYTHMSLFLESIFRREHFLRGTYVLRKQPCNFKNEIIERLIDRYAPLFEKKGISFQRSTGDIPEEEITLFVDKGLISQVFDNLFSNALKYTEEIENESGNKVKLVSISHKILKNFFGENRHGIRFNVFTTGKPLSAEESLKVFEEGYRIIRQADPGEKPPTGSGHGLYFVKNVIEIHGGKVGCEPEKFGNTFYFILPFNGSYQTIQNDQKKNNPSDTVNSNGSPS
- a CDS encoding FAD-dependent oxidoreductase, whose translation is MSGSGVKNVVVIGGGVTGLNVALDLADQGFHVDLIEKNAQLGGMIPNLHRLYPICSCCKVLNRTISCSQHPLISVWTSTTVEKVEGSAPSFKLTLNSNGKSQSIDASAVVLAAGFEPFDPSVYDTYAYSKFQNVITSTEFEWMQKPIAQSKGVVTRPSDGKPPKKIAWLQCVGSREINKCDAPYCSSVCCMYALKEASHIKDSSPETEATIFFMDIRTHGKGYERYLNNALAKGVKLVRSRIHSIEKFPGTENLVLEYVDEKGEKQAEVFDLVVLSVGLRPSPGVKEVAEKLGVKTNKYGFIETSELVPGETNVNGVFACGAAVGPRDVHQSVVDAQAVAAKVSKLLGGNGAKPKSLSLRDVSNEEPKVGVVFSLCPGRSASFEKLIGDLDSYVKTLPGVVATERIDLQNSAAFKTLATWIQKSGINRLVYASCSPIMHKEMVEWAMKEAQLNPTLYSFVDLRTLGESDKEAKRLKDLMRSSVLHARMSEPLTVKPMPIEQSVLVVGGGIAGMTTALALADQGIDVILVEKKDRLGGHGHKVKNTWNGLSVQDLLKDLTSRVSSNPKIKVLLNTIVLGAKGFGGQFESTLSVNGSIQTVRHGAVVIATGGHSLKPNEYGYGIHPEIYRWSDLTKKLIDSPDAFKNAKTAVFIQCVGSREPQRPYCSRLCCSFAVRTACDLKAINPDMDIYVLYRDMRTFGEREEIYKEAREKGVLFIRYDLDKKPQVKVENGKISVRVHDPILDRDVILEPDFVSLQTAIYPEPLSELTKFYKASTDEDGFLRESPAKMKPVDGEMEGVFFAGLALGPKGVEESIQEAWAAAGRALRFLAQGTMLVGGAVAEVNPDRCAVCLTCVRTCPYGIPVIESVQEAAYIDPALCQGCGMCVSECPGKAIMFRKLSDDHIVAITEALVKEA
- a CDS encoding hydrogenase iron-sulfur subunit; protein product: MSHHEPKIFAFCCSNCASAAAQIAEKAQWTLPENVRIIQLPCSGRLDALHILKAFENGADGVYVVGCMSDSCQFKSGIQKAEKKVNYVKKVLSDIGVEPERVEIFSVGAGKANKFIEIAQMMVERLKGMSQMP
- a CDS encoding tetrahydrofolate dehydrogenase/cyclohydrolase catalytic domain-containing protein encodes the protein MSAKLIKGAEIAKSIREELKQEVQHLKEKYGVVPGLVTILVGENPASQSYVRAKQQTAHELGFYSVQEDRPADISEADLLKLIDQYNKDPKIHGILVQLPLPKHINETNVLYAIDPSKDVDAFHPFNVGKLMIGEPDYLPCTPAGIQELLIRTGAETSGAEVVVIGRSNIVGKPIAVMLMQKGKGANATVTVCHTRTKDVVFHTKRADILIVAAGVAEYVKGDWIKPGAVVIDVGVNEVGRTADGKRILKGDVAFDEAKEVAGAITPVPGGVGPMTITMLMKNTVRACKVHNKIKD
- a CDS encoding formate--tetrahydrofolate ligase; its protein translation is MPYDPTKLADWQIAEEAEKNMPTPDEWREKLGLEKDEVIPMGRVCKLDFMKILERLKNRPDGKYIEVTAITPTPLGEGKTTTSLGLIEGLGKRGKNVGGCLRQPSGGPTMNIKGTAAGGGNALLIPMTEFSMGLTGDINALMNAHNLAMVALTARMQHERNYTDEQLQRLTGMRRLDVDPTRVEFGWVIDFCAQALRNIIIGIGGRTDGYMMQSKFGIAVSSELMAILSIVTDLEDLRKRLGEITLAFDKTGKPVTTSDLEVAGAMCAWMLPAINPTLCCTIEYQPVMIHAGPFANIAIGQSSIIGDRIGLKMFDYHVTESGFAADIGFEKFWNVKCRLSGLKPHVSVLTTTIRALKMHGGGPKVVPGLPIPEEYTKENLALLEKGLENMLHHIKVIRKSGMNPVVCINSFHTDTPDEIKMIKKAAEEAGARCAVSQHWLKGGEGALELADAVMDACEEPSDFKFLYPIEMKLRDRVEIIAKEVYGADGVVWTPEAEAKAKMLESDPKYADFATMMVKTHLSLSHDPTLKGVPKGWVLPIRDVLIYSGAKFLCPCAGTISLMPGTSSNPAFRRVDVDVKTGKVMGLF